A genomic segment from Leptolyngbya boryana PCC 6306 encodes:
- a CDS encoding GTP-binding protein, with the protein MSQASPKSRPNPQETHLNRARASLRQALTNYSQFLRSTKNPALQTALKAELETISTNLSKLDRFVLRIAVFGLVSRGKSAILNALIGEKIFETGPLNGVTQQPRLVTWSPKGGFVAEDQAIVPESSSKIQIELIDTPGLDEIDGQARADMAQTVARQADLILFVISGDITRTEYKALCDLRQAQKPLILVFNKVDLYPDQSREEIYRNLQNLGIRSNSSDRLEHLLTADEIVMVAAEPAPLQMRVEYPDGRVSYEWESPPPQIEELKAKILTILNREGRSLLALNALTQARTAETEIATKVMELRDVEAEALIWKFTRYKAIAIALNPIAFLDLIGGVASDLAMIQALANLYGLPMTRHEAGKLLNTIWVSSGSLLLGEIGSGILLGMGKSAAALATGVDGSAGFSALAGTAIVQAGIAGYGSYSVGRAAQIYLENGCTWGAQGANTVIREILDQVDAKTIIYRLRQELL; encoded by the coding sequence TTGAGTCAAGCCTCTCCTAAATCGCGTCCGAATCCTCAAGAAACCCACCTCAATCGAGCGCGGGCAAGTTTGCGTCAGGCGCTCACGAATTATTCCCAGTTTTTACGATCGACCAAAAATCCCGCTCTCCAAACCGCGCTCAAGGCTGAACTTGAGACAATTTCGACGAATTTAAGTAAGCTTGATCGCTTTGTGCTGAGAATTGCTGTGTTTGGCTTAGTCAGTCGCGGTAAATCGGCGATTTTGAACGCGCTGATTGGCGAGAAAATTTTTGAAACGGGTCCGTTGAATGGAGTCACGCAACAGCCGAGGCTCGTCACCTGGTCGCCGAAGGGCGGATTTGTGGCGGAGGATCAAGCGATCGTGCCGGAGTCTTCCAGCAAGATTCAGATTGAATTGATTGATACGCCAGGATTAGATGAGATTGATGGACAGGCGCGAGCCGACATGGCGCAGACGGTGGCTCGGCAGGCGGATTTAATTTTATTTGTAATTTCTGGCGATATCACTCGGACAGAATACAAGGCGCTTTGTGATTTGCGGCAGGCTCAAAAGCCATTGATTTTAGTATTTAACAAAGTCGATCTGTATCCGGATCAATCACGAGAAGAGATCTATCGAAATTTGCAAAATTTAGGCATTCGCAGCAATAGTAGCGATCGCTTAGAGCATCTGTTGACGGCGGATGAAATTGTCATGGTTGCGGCTGAACCTGCGCCGTTACAAATGCGGGTGGAATATCCGGATGGCCGGGTCAGCTACGAGTGGGAATCGCCCCCGCCGCAGATTGAAGAATTAAAAGCAAAGATTTTAACGATTCTGAATCGAGAAGGTCGATCGCTGTTAGCTTTGAATGCTTTGACTCAGGCGAGAACCGCTGAAACTGAGATTGCAACGAAAGTCATGGAGTTGCGAGACGTGGAAGCGGAGGCTTTGATTTGGAAGTTTACGCGCTATAAAGCGATCGCGATTGCGTTGAACCCGATCGCATTTCTTGATCTGATCGGTGGAGTGGCATCCGATCTGGCTATGATTCAAGCGTTGGCGAATTTGTATGGATTGCCAATGACGCGCCATGAAGCAGGGAAACTGCTGAACACAATTTGGGTGAGTTCAGGGAGTTTGCTACTCGGTGAAATTGGTAGTGGAATTTTACTAGGAATGGGAAAAAGTGCAGCGGCTTTGGCAACTGGAGTCGATGGCAGCGCTGGCTTTTCGGCTTTGGCGGGAACTGCGATCGTGCAGGCTGGCATTGCTGGATATGGCTCGTATTCTGTGGGACGAGCGGCGCAGATTTATTTAGAAAATGGCTGTACTTGGGGAGCGCAGGGAGCAAATACTGTGATTCGAGAAATTCTCGATCAGGTAGATGCGAAGACGATTATTTATCGATTGCGTCAGGAATTGCTTTAG
- a CDS encoding Uma2 family endonuclease: protein MVATSSTSQPRPAKVIHHLTWKQFEELDRSLEDIAGIKLIYLDGTVEVMPVSEEHEDFKVLFRRLLETYFEVFGIRFYGRGSATMGTEAIKARNEPDEAYNLEYKKPQPDLVVEITVTSGGVNKLEVYRRLGVSEVWFWEDGTLEIYHLRDRYEKITQSQLLPDFPIELFCRYMTYYDQYDAVREFRAALKR from the coding sequence ATGGTTGCCACTTCATCGACTTCTCAACCCAGACCCGCAAAAGTCATTCATCATCTGACCTGGAAGCAGTTTGAGGAACTCGATCGCTCTCTCGAAGATATTGCTGGTATCAAATTGATTTATCTGGATGGAACTGTTGAGGTTATGCCTGTTAGTGAAGAACACGAAGACTTTAAGGTGCTGTTTCGACGACTGTTAGAAACTTACTTTGAAGTCTTTGGGATTCGCTTTTATGGTCGGGGCAGCGCGACGATGGGCACAGAAGCGATCAAAGCCAGAAATGAGCCAGATGAAGCTTATAACTTGGAATATAAGAAGCCCCAACCTGATTTAGTGGTTGAAATCACCGTTACAAGTGGAGGTGTGAATAAGCTAGAAGTTTATCGTCGATTGGGAGTCTCGGAAGTTTGGTTTTGGGAAGATGGAACGCTTGAAATCTATCACCTTCGCGATCGTTATGAAAAAATAACGCAGAGCCAACTTTTGCCAGATTTCCCGATTGAGCTTTTCTGCCGCTACATGACTTACTATGACCAGTATGATGCTGTTCGGGAATTTCGAGCGGCACTGAAGCGCTAA
- a CDS encoding FAD-dependent oxidoreductase produces the protein MKLFLRLGIGASVIALFSMFRVEAATSRSIDQEVNCEVAIVGGGLAGVAASYEALKAGRTVCMTEITDWIGGQVSSQGTSALDEKPTQRSRLLFPRGYAEFRKRILAENQGKNPGACWVSLVCFMPKEGDEILRSLLKEAEKEGKGKLYFFPNTVAKSLSIEGSEIRSIRAIQHSPAPNAPPLNTYPLSQTILDSYTEQNSQLFQKKIIRFVPPKSGRWYVLDATETGELVALTDVPYRLGLDARSYRNPSSSSETDYAYCPQGYTYTFAMEATATPQSVTPPDFYPRYAQSYSFNDQRYAEAPELVFTYRRIRSVDPKAGSRVVNPGDISMQNWNWGNDYAPGTSLDNYLLSREQLQSTGQLADWMGGFRVSGLQGGEEQAIGFFHWFHSGTTDAKQPIKKPVPNLRYLTGLDSPMGTVHGLSKYPYMREARRIVGRPTYGYPNGFFMDEVTVSRKDFSDRFYTENLDPETFRNLSVSIAGLRTIAVIRGQVEPQTVKSRGRSHIYPDSVGIGHYPLDFHPCMVESPPEKPGNQERPGERQGAGETFPFQIPLRAMIPQKIDNLIVTGKSIAMSHIAASAYRVHSIEWSAGAAAGTTAAFSLETGIAPYQLVENLPNPSPNLEKLQKRLNENNNPTAFPGTTILNTNWQNWK, from the coding sequence ATGAAATTATTCTTACGGTTGGGAATTGGAGCGAGTGTCATAGCACTATTTTCAATGTTCCGAGTAGAGGCTGCGACTTCACGCTCGATCGATCAAGAAGTAAATTGCGAAGTCGCGATCGTCGGTGGAGGACTAGCGGGAGTGGCAGCGAGCTACGAAGCGTTGAAAGCGGGACGAACAGTCTGCATGACCGAAATTACCGACTGGATCGGCGGACAAGTCTCGTCACAGGGAACTTCCGCTTTAGATGAGAAACCGACTCAGCGATCGCGATTACTTTTTCCACGCGGTTACGCTGAATTTCGCAAGCGCATTTTGGCGGAAAATCAAGGCAAAAATCCAGGTGCCTGTTGGGTGAGCTTGGTGTGCTTTATGCCCAAAGAAGGCGATGAAATTCTACGATCGCTGCTAAAAGAAGCAGAAAAAGAAGGCAAAGGAAAACTCTACTTTTTCCCAAATACCGTTGCAAAATCTCTGAGTATCGAAGGCTCTGAAATTCGATCGATTCGTGCGATTCAACACAGTCCTGCTCCGAATGCTCCGCCTCTCAATACCTATCCTCTGTCTCAAACAATTCTCGATAGCTATACCGAACAAAATTCGCAACTGTTTCAGAAAAAAATCATTCGCTTCGTTCCACCAAAATCGGGTCGCTGGTACGTACTAGATGCGACCGAGACGGGAGAGCTAGTTGCCCTGACGGATGTTCCTTATCGGTTAGGACTGGATGCGCGATCGTATCGCAATCCTTCGTCATCGAGCGAAACGGATTATGCCTACTGCCCCCAGGGCTATACTTACACCTTTGCAATGGAAGCGACGGCAACTCCTCAATCTGTGACGCCTCCTGATTTCTACCCTCGCTATGCTCAGTCTTATAGCTTTAACGATCAGCGCTATGCAGAAGCTCCTGAGCTAGTTTTTACTTATCGCCGAATTCGGAGTGTCGATCCAAAAGCGGGAAGTCGCGTGGTCAATCCGGGTGATATTTCCATGCAGAATTGGAACTGGGGCAATGACTATGCGCCTGGAACAAGTTTAGATAACTATTTGCTGTCGCGTGAGCAATTGCAATCGACTGGACAGCTTGCAGACTGGATGGGCGGGTTTCGGGTCAGTGGATTGCAGGGTGGTGAAGAACAAGCGATCGGCTTTTTTCACTGGTTCCATTCGGGAACAACGGATGCGAAACAACCGATTAAGAAGCCTGTCCCGAATCTGCGTTACTTGACGGGATTGGATTCGCCGATGGGAACTGTGCATGGATTGTCAAAGTATCCTTACATGCGAGAAGCGCGTCGAATTGTTGGACGACCGACTTATGGCTATCCGAACGGCTTCTTCATGGATGAAGTAACGGTATCGCGCAAAGATTTCAGCGATCGCTTTTACACGGAAAATCTTGATCCTGAGACGTTTCGGAATTTGTCAGTCTCGATCGCTGGATTGCGGACGATTGCCGTGATTCGAGGACAAGTTGAGCCGCAAACGGTGAAATCAAGAGGTCGATCGCACATCTATCCTGATAGTGTTGGGATTGGACATTATCCGCTCGATTTTCATCCTTGTATGGTTGAATCCCCACCTGAAAAACCTGGAAATCAGGAGCGTCCTGGAGAGCGACAAGGTGCAGGTGAAACGTTTCCATTTCAGATTCCACTCCGAGCGATGATTCCCCAGAAGATCGATAATTTGATTGTGACTGGGAAAAGCATTGCGATGAGTCATATTGCGGCATCGGCGTATCGAGTGCATTCGATCGAATGGTCTGCGGGGGCAGCAGCGGGAACGACGGCAGCATTCTCACTCGAAACGGGAATTGCTCCGTATCAATTGGTTGAGAATTTACCAAATCCAAGTCCAAATTTGGAGAAATTGCAAAAGCGACTGAATGAAAATAATAATCCGACTGCTTTTCCAGGTACGACGATTTTGAATACGAATTGGCAGAACTGGAAGTAG
- a CDS encoding endonuclease/exonuclease/phosphatase family protein: protein MAKLGSEIFTTPFKTLLPPYRFIPTDETILHRPHQPSPLNEKAIRVLNWNIAKNNHDRSWQKDFDWIVDRYQPDLIFLQEVQLCTELKHFELAELGWSFAPNFIDTYRNIYAGVLTASRASCVTRKAVITEHAEPVSNTPKVSLVTEHPFAQGTLLTINSHLINFVELDKFKTQLVELETAIADHDGAIIFSGDFNTWNRSRWQLLDKMTRRLGLSRAKFSEADTQNIKRFLMSPPLDHIFYRGLHQNYLQARVLDQIQSSDHKPMLVEFHL, encoded by the coding sequence ATGGCGAAGTTAGGTTCTGAAATATTTACAACTCCCTTCAAAACGCTACTTCCGCCTTACCGATTTATTCCGACGGACGAAACGATTCTGCATCGACCGCACCAGCCCTCTCCGCTCAATGAGAAAGCCATTCGGGTGTTGAATTGGAATATTGCGAAAAATAATCACGATCGCAGTTGGCAAAAAGATTTTGATTGGATCGTCGATCGCTATCAGCCGGATCTAATTTTTCTTCAAGAAGTTCAGCTTTGCACCGAACTCAAGCATTTTGAACTCGCTGAACTCGGTTGGAGCTTTGCGCCGAATTTTATTGATACGTATCGAAACATCTATGCAGGCGTTTTGACGGCTTCTCGGGCTTCTTGTGTGACTCGTAAGGCAGTGATCACAGAACATGCTGAACCCGTTTCTAATACGCCTAAAGTGTCCTTAGTGACTGAGCACCCTTTTGCACAAGGAACCCTACTGACGATCAATTCGCACTTAATTAATTTTGTTGAGCTAGATAAATTCAAAACGCAATTAGTTGAATTAGAAACTGCGATCGCAGATCACGATGGAGCGATCATCTTTTCAGGGGATTTTAATACGTGGAATCGATCGCGCTGGCAATTATTAGATAAGATGACGCGCAGGCTAGGGCTATCACGAGCGAAATTTTCAGAAGCAGATACACAAAACATCAAACGATTTTTAATGTCTCCTCCGTTAGATCACATTTTCTACCGAGGGCTGCATCAGAATTATTTACAGGCGCGGGTGCTCGATCAGATTCAGTCGTCTGATCATAAGCCGATGCTGGTCGAGTTCCATTTGTAA
- a CDS encoding Uma2 family endonuclease — protein MCDRTERFSDRAFSQILQLGKPIDKIHLHFSDRTPNNFSAIVQEYRRILDRLMVHPAFIEITDEELMQMSSKNPELRFERNADGSVVTMPPTGGLSGNREAKAGAYLLVYVERNDLGEVFGPTTGFRLSNTAVRSPDAAFVAKDRLPQNWRQQEDQFIAVAPDFVIEIRSKSDSLTELKAKMQEYIENGVRLGWLIDCKNKTAFVYRADGSVTQYPESATLSGEDVVPGFTLAFQVFL, from the coding sequence ATGTGCGATCGCACTGAGAGATTCAGCGATCGTGCATTTTCACAAATCCTTCAACTCGGAAAGCCGATCGATAAAATTCACTTGCATTTCAGCGATCGAACTCCGAATAATTTCTCTGCTATAGTTCAGGAATACCGTCGCATTCTGGACAGGCTCATGGTACATCCTGCATTCATTGAGATTACCGACGAAGAACTGATGCAAATGAGTTCCAAAAATCCTGAACTGCGATTCGAGCGGAATGCAGACGGGAGTGTGGTGACAATGCCTCCAACGGGCGGACTTTCAGGAAATCGAGAAGCAAAAGCTGGTGCGTATCTTTTAGTTTATGTTGAGCGAAATGATTTAGGTGAAGTTTTTGGGCCGACGACTGGCTTTCGCTTATCAAACACTGCGGTAAGATCTCCCGATGCTGCGTTTGTTGCAAAAGATCGATTGCCCCAAAATTGGCGACAACAAGAAGATCAATTTATTGCTGTCGCACCTGATTTTGTGATTGAGATTCGATCGAAAAGCGATTCACTCACAGAATTAAAAGCAAAAATGCAGGAATATATCGAAAACGGCGTGCGCTTAGGTTGGCTGATCGATTGTAAAAACAAAACGGCTTTTGTCTATCGTGCAGATGGTTCGGTGACACAATACCCCGAATCAGCAACCTTGAGTGGAGAAGATGTCGTCCCAGGATTTACTTTGGCATTTCAGGTTTTTCTGTAA
- a CDS encoding DUF1257 domain-containing protein: MSHFSTLRSKITDAELLKSSLRDLGFTVETNAEVRGMGCQRVHADIVAVLDGSYDIGWIHNEDGTFSIVADLWGVARKHNLAELMTSVNQKYAVQQTLNQVKRPGLQNANVQVMVR, encoded by the coding sequence ATGTCGCACTTTAGTACACTCCGCAGCAAGATTACGGATGCAGAATTGCTCAAGTCTTCTTTGCGCGATTTGGGTTTCACAGTTGAAACAAATGCAGAAGTCCGAGGCATGGGATGTCAGCGTGTTCATGCAGACATCGTTGCAGTCTTGGATGGCAGCTACGATATCGGTTGGATTCATAATGAAGATGGAACGTTTAGCATTGTGGCAGATCTCTGGGGTGTCGCCAGAAAGCATAACCTTGCAGAATTGATGACTTCAGTGAATCAGAAGTACGCAGTGCAGCAAACGTTGAATCAGGTGAAGCGTCCTGGATTACAAAATGCCAATGTGCAAGTGATGGTACGGTAA
- a CDS encoding DoxX family protein, with the protein MTVAPSQRSLISTILQSDLSPNPIFQAAWLVVRVVVGSLMIHNGFSKLADVPGFIEHVINVIGLPFPTFFTYLAAYTEIVASIFLIAGLLTRFSALSLLFTMLIAVYFHLKDSGFQIPPLETASVYSLCYLALAAGGGGNLSIDHFLVKIFNKQ; encoded by the coding sequence ATGACTGTTGCCCCTTCTCAGCGATCGCTCATTTCAACGATTCTGCAATCTGACCTCAGCCCAAATCCAATCTTCCAAGCAGCTTGGCTTGTAGTTCGCGTTGTGGTTGGGTCATTAATGATTCACAACGGGTTTAGTAAATTAGCCGATGTGCCAGGCTTTATTGAACATGTGATTAATGTGATTGGATTACCGTTTCCAACCTTTTTTACTTACTTAGCGGCTTATACCGAAATCGTCGCTTCTATTTTCTTAATCGCTGGGTTGCTGACTCGATTCAGCGCATTGTCTCTACTCTTCACCATGCTGATCGCGGTTTACTTTCACCTGAAGGATAGCGGGTTTCAGATTCCCCCGTTAGAAACGGCTTCGGTTTATTCGCTTTGCTATCTGGCTCTAGCAGCAGGGGGAGGTGGAAATCTCTCGATCGACCATTTCTTAGTAAAAATCTTTAACAAGCAGTAA
- the cls gene encoding cardiolipin synthase, producing MLSVGSSVQIFSILTIVVHLLGIVNAAHAVMNVRSSRGAVAWSISLLTIPWLAIPLYWILGRNRFYGYAEALQAAYIEHNAQAKEAYQEILECKAELPPEFSPLQELADSLTTIPFTTGNFAELLVNGKETFTAMLTAIQNATDYILIQTYTLDDDQIGNEFCKALIHKSMQGVRVYLLYDGIGTRGLARSYLRSLRQAGVRVNTFKSTKGRGNRWQINFRNHRKILIVDGAIGFVGGLNIADEYLGYKPPLSPWRDTHVRVQGTSVKCLQGSFLGDWFWATRRLPQVQWNVDPKPEFDQVALVLPTGPADQVPACTLFFVNAINQAKQRLWIASPYFVPDDSIATALKLAAIRGVDVRILLPNRPDHYMVYFCAFSYYMEMQTAGVRIYRYQPGFMHQKVILIDDAIAGVGTVNLDNRSFQLNFEVTLFVIHQAFVEAVEAMLQDDLQLCYLVTPSDYQQQSLWLKLVARIARLFAPIL from the coding sequence ATGCTGAGCGTTGGCAGTTCGGTTCAGATTTTTAGCATTCTCACGATCGTCGTACACCTATTGGGAATTGTGAATGCGGCTCATGCGGTGATGAATGTACGATCGTCACGCGGAGCAGTCGCTTGGAGCATCTCACTGCTGACGATTCCGTGGCTTGCGATTCCGTTGTATTGGATCTTGGGACGGAATCGGTTTTATGGTTATGCAGAAGCGTTGCAAGCGGCATACATTGAGCATAATGCTCAGGCAAAAGAAGCCTATCAAGAAATTCTAGAATGCAAAGCAGAATTACCTCCAGAGTTTTCTCCTTTGCAAGAGCTAGCAGACTCATTAACCACCATTCCATTTACAACGGGGAATTTTGCTGAATTGCTGGTGAATGGGAAAGAAACATTTACAGCAATGCTAACGGCAATACAAAATGCAACAGACTATATCCTGATTCAAACTTATACCTTAGACGATGATCAGATTGGGAATGAATTCTGTAAAGCGTTGATTCATAAATCAATGCAAGGTGTGCGAGTTTACTTGCTTTATGACGGAATTGGCACGCGAGGATTAGCACGATCGTATCTGCGATCGCTGCGGCAAGCAGGCGTTCGAGTTAATACATTTAAGAGTACGAAAGGACGCGGAAATCGCTGGCAAATCAACTTTAGAAATCATCGCAAAATTTTGATTGTGGATGGTGCGATCGGGTTTGTGGGTGGACTGAATATTGCAGATGAATATTTAGGATATAAACCGCCGCTGAGTCCTTGGCGAGATACGCATGTGAGAGTGCAAGGAACCTCTGTGAAATGCTTACAAGGCAGCTTCTTAGGCGATTGGTTTTGGGCAACTCGCAGGCTTCCGCAAGTTCAGTGGAATGTTGATCCAAAACCAGAATTTGATCAAGTGGCATTGGTTTTGCCCACGGGACCTGCTGATCAGGTTCCGGCTTGTACGTTGTTTTTTGTCAATGCCATTAATCAAGCAAAGCAACGGCTCTGGATTGCAAGTCCTTACTTTGTGCCAGATGATTCGATCGCGACGGCTCTCAAACTTGCAGCCATTCGGGGAGTCGATGTGCGAATCTTACTACCTAATCGTCCTGATCATTACATGGTCTACTTTTGTGCATTTTCTTACTACATGGAAATGCAGACGGCTGGCGTGAGAATTTACCGCTATCAGCCTGGATTTATGCATCAAAAAGTAATTTTGATTGATGATGCGATCGCGGGAGTCGGAACTGTGAATTTAGATAATCGATCGTTTCAATTGAATTTTGAAGTGACGTTATTTGTAATTCATCAGGCATTTGTGGAAGCAGTTGAAGCAATGTTGCAGGATGATTTACAGCTTTGTTATTTAGTAACCCCTTCGGATTATCAGCAACAATCCCTGTGGCTGAAGTTGGTTGCACGGATTGCACGACTGTTTGCGCCAATTTTATAG